From a region of the Primulina eburnea isolate SZY01 chromosome 7, ASM2296580v1, whole genome shotgun sequence genome:
- the LOC140835721 gene encoding secreted RxLR effector protein 161-like has product MQKIPYASAVGSLMYAQVCTRPEIAYVTGMLGRYLSNPGVEHWKAVKMVLRYLQRTKDYMLIYRRLDQLEIIGYTDSDFAGCQDNMKSTSGYIYLLAGGAISWKSAKQSLIASSIMAAEFVACYEASNHEIWLQNFVTGLRIIDGMKSH; this is encoded by the coding sequence ATGCAGAAGATTCCCTATGCATCTGCAGTGGGGAGTCTGATGTATGCTCAGGTTTGTACACGTCCAGAGATTGCGTACGTGACAGGAATGTTGGGACGATATTTAAGTAATCCAGGAGTGGAACATTGGAAAGCAGTCAAAATGGTTTTACGGTACCTACAGAGAACAAAAGATTATATGCTCATATATCGGAGGTTGGATCAGCTTGAGATCATTGGGTATACTGACTCCGATTTTGCTGGATGCCAAGACAATATGAAATCTACGTCGGGCTACATCTATCTCCTTGCTGGAGGTGCCATTTCCTGGAAGAGTGCTAAACAGTCACTTATAGCCTCTTCCATCATGGCAGCTGAGTTTGTAGCGTGTTATGAGGCATCCAATCATGAAATATGGCTGCAAAATTTTGTCACGGGACTGCGCATTATTGATGGCATGAAAAGCCACTAA